The genomic DNA aCACAGATTTGATTCCACCATGTGCAAGGATTTATTTCATCATATTAATAGATTACaatattatcatatttaaaGTATACTTATCCATTTTAAATTTACCTAAAGTATAATTTCTTTATTGATTAATGCCATTCATCTATTGAACTAGCTATAACCATTTTTATAccaatttataagaaaataaaataaatttttatctacttaaaaataattttaaagaaaaatcagatctgaaaaaattaaataacagtCAATAAAAAGctaaatttgttaaaaagaCACAGATTTAATTCCACCATGTGCAAGGATTTATTTCATCATATTTATAGATTACaatattatcatatttaaaGTATACTTATCCATTTTAAATTTACCTTAAGTATAATATCTTTATTGATTAAGGTCATTCATATATTGAACTAGCTATAACCATTTTTATACCAatttagaagaaacaaaattaaaaatttatctactttaaaatatattatttaagaaaaatctgatttgaaaaaaaataaataacaatcaaTAAAAAAGCTAAATTCGTAAAAAAGACACAAATTTGATTCCACCATGTGCAAACTACTATAACTCATTATTATTCAAAAGTTTATCATAATTTATTGATACCAAAAGTCATATTTATTCATTGCTTGAAATTTGTATCAATAATTCAACATTCTAAATTGAAATTTCTCTCTtgataaatgattttaaattcttcaatttttttttcttttctgaaatatTGAATAGTGTCCATTTATTTTAGGGGAAATTggaaataaatgatatataattgACTTATTGTCCATTTATGCATTCTATAACTATATGTCAACTATAACCATTGATTTAgccaattttttcaaaaaaaaaaacagatattcTTGTACaaaattgatgaagaagacattaGAATCCTTGTAATGTCAAAAATATGTTGCTTTTGTTGTCGTGTTgaatggataaaatattatctataaagtttagaatacatattctaaaTTTAGAATGTGTATTCTATACATTGTacataatttacaaaatttagataaaGTATTCTACACACTTTACATCTTGGacgaaatataaaaattatttatgttacGGATATTAGAATACTAATTTCTACGAAATTTagaatacatattttattatttgctttttatctattaaaattagaatatattatataacatttaCTCATGTTCTAAATTGTTAGAaagcatttttttaaaattttctatatattctacaaaaaaaaaaacaaattctatgtaatttaaaattatataacagtTATGAAAGAAGACTATAAAACAAATAGATTGaaggaaaaatatttgatttggaCTTATTTGAGAggataaaacaattatatgaAAGCTCAAGTTTTGTAAGCAGGAgaatcaaaaaaattgttttgttattttcaaactataatctTGTAGTATACTCTATAACATGtcacaaaaataatcaaaattttctttaaaaattcaaattctacaaaaatatgtaaatttcattttgaaagtcttatagatttttaaaatacgACAATTGAAGTCACTAAATCATGTATATAAGTGAATTTATCTATTGTATTCGTAATTTTTGGTCAATaacttttttctaaatattaaaaatctaattcCAAAACTAAAAAGTTTAGAACATACAAATACTAATCTtattgtttagaatttttttcaattcatatatttcaagaattttaaaaattaaaaaatacttttataaattaatattaatatcttttgaaccaaaaaaaaattaatatcactatatattaaaaaaaatatcatggtcccaacattattatttatagagGGTTTACTaaagtgtaatttttttttggccctATATATTGtccaaaatgtttttcaaaataaatgaattcttttataaaattttaagagtcccacaagattttttaaaatataaagatataactgattttgattgatattaaaGCATGTATGACCAAACATAAATATAGAATACATACATCTATCtttacatttttggagtacatttttgtgccatCTTTTATTATCTTTggtatccaaacaagtcccaactaaattctctacaatgcttacaatcaaacacaatcatttccttctttgataatatttaattttaaatttcttaaaatctatccacctaatttaaagcaatatgttagattaaaatatatttctcctttcactttaatttaatattatatttaattatttgaattactatttaatacataatgttaataaatattagattttttcagcatatgatgtgatttgaatttttataaacggatatatattttaaaaatctatcttaacatttttgaagtatagtTTTgtgcaataattttttttaaacgatttTCCAAAAAACCATGGTCTTAAACACTATTAATCTAAAATCATTAAGGTTAATTATCAAAAACGGGTcggtttaattttatatgttacaACCCGAAAGTAGTGAATCGGATCCCATTAATCGAAAACATAAATGATTAAAACTTGGATTATATTTTCATTCCAAAAGTATATTATTGCCAAAAATGTCGTAAtcgtttttattaattatgttagtcgaaataaaaaacaatattgaagaTATACTAGGTATGGTAATATTCTGGTTCTAATAAATCTATTTCTAAGCCAAAAAAATCGATCTATCaactgattttcttttttttggtaaaattaaaatccatCAACTGATTTGTGTATGGTAGGTGGATTATTTACTTGGAGACAAGACAACCCGTTGAAGTTGGCATACATGGTTGGTTACTATTTAGGATCTACTAACATGGAGAGAATCATGCATTTGGAATAGAGAACCGccaaatatttgttatattttgtgtttgtaaaAATTGTATAAAGGTTTTTCTTccttataaattaaatataatctattataGTTTAATAATGTTACGGACATATAGATATATTaacaatacaaaaatttatatttatttaaaatctaaatatatttataaatacaaatgtaatttattcatatagttattttagcaaatttgatttcaatcatagttcattgtattttttaaagtacacatatttattgttctttcaAAGTCAacccatataattttattaacaagtactgtcaattattgtaaaaacatcgaaatatatataatagtgtAATAttgatattacaaaacaaaaaaatttactatgggataaattttgcaaatacaacaacgtatatataatattgtaatatttatattaactaactaaaaaacatgattatattagtatactaacctatttaaatgatttatgaaaaCGAATAGACTATACACGGGTAAAttatagtaaataataatttaataatttatcctttatttttaattttctctttattttattaatgttttccATACCATTGTACTATTCAGacttagttaaaaaaaaaatcactgtAGCGTGATTAGCACTAATAGTAGTAAGCTAAAGCACgctgagagaagaagaagatcacaaACActgaaaagccaaaaaaaggAGAAACCAAATGGGTAATTCGATCCGTTAAAAAAGCCGAATTCTTTGAATCCACCGTCGTCGTAGATCCATGAGATCTTCAACCGGAAAGCTTCTCCTTCTCTCACGTTTGAGAAACCGCGGGAAATTTGTTCCCGGAGGTGGCGATGGGTTTCGGATTCCGGCTACGTCGTGCGGGTCTCAGAAGATGTGGAGCTCTACAACAGTAAAACCACCGTCGTCAGACGAAAATTCCGATAAAAACTCGATCGATGCAGGATCTTCAATGCGGAAACCAGTTAGTTTGTGGCCTGGGATGTATCATTCTCCGGTGACTAATGCGCTTTGGGAAGCTCGACGTCATATGTTCGAAAACCCTAACGGAGATGAGTCGTCTCATTCTAAATTGACGGCTAAGTCTCCGTCCCGGAGCCGGACTTCGATTCTCTATAAGTTCTCTTCTGATTTTGTGCTTAGAGAACAGTATAGGAATCCTTGGAATGAGATTCGTACTGGTAAATTGGTTGAAGATCTTGATGCTCTTGCTGGAACTATCTCCTTTAAGGTTCTTATTCTGATTTTGGCTTTGTATGTTTCTGGCTTAGTGTATGGATTATGAAAAGATTTAACCTTGATGATAAGTCAGTGAGGAGACTTTATTCTAGTATAGTAGTACCATTGATCTTTACATATGTGTTTGTAATCCTGAGTATTTTGAATGCGTTTACTGAACAGCATTGCGGTGGTGACAGCAGTGCAAGATCAATGATTTTGGTGACTGCTTCAGTGGATAGGATTATCATGAAAAGGCCAATTCGTGTGGATGTTGACCTCAGTATTGTTGGTGCTGTAACATGGGTTGGAAGATCATCCATGGAGATGCAATTACAAGTAATTCAAAGTCAAGGTATCATTTTTTCCCCTGTAAACTACATTCGAGTTGTTGGTACTTCGTTTTGCTAGGAAGAAAGAATGAAAATCTGATTGATGTTAGGTTGGGAGGCTTGCTTCACTGTTTCAAATTATATAGAAAGGTCATGCTTTAACTGTTAAATGAGGTGCGGACAAATACATATAGTTTTGAATACCAGTTGAAGCATTGTGAGATGTATTTGAATTTGAACTACATATATCTTGTATGGTAGACAGCTCACTGACATTCTGCCATCATTGGAACAAATTATTACTTTCATGATACATTTTCAACTCAGTATATCTCTGTTTCATTCAATGAAAGTGATAGCTTTTGTTAAGTTATGGGTTTTTTTCCCTCTCAAACTTTGGTAAAACCCACTAACAATCATCGACATGTCGAACGGGCCTCATGCTTTGCTGAATCTTCCTTCTCACAATGGTTTTGCAGATGCCAGTGACTCCTCAGAGTCGATTGCCCTTGAAGCAAACTTTACATTTGTGGCTCGGGATGCAAAGACAGGCAAGTCAACTCCAATTAACCCCGTCTCGCCAGAGACTGAACATGAAAAATTGCTAtggaaagaagcagaagaaaggaacaaactacgaaaacaaaagagaaccgAAATTAAACAAGAGCATGAGAAGTTGAAGGACTTAGAGAGGCTAGATGAGTTATTAGCAGAAGGACGAGTTTTCCTGGACATGCCAGCTCTTGCGGATCGGAACAGCATCCTAATTAAAGATACTTCCCATGAATACTCATTGATATGCCAGCCACAGCAACGAAATATTCATGGTAGAATTTTTGGAGGCTTTTTGATGCGCAAAGCTTTTGAGCTGGCCTTCTCCAATGCTTACACCTTTGCTGGAGTTTCACCACGTTTTCTTGAAGTTGATCGTGTTGATTTTATCAAACCAGTGAGTCTATCctcaatttttcatttaattaatgtgaaatgttgaaaagaaaaacagtgtAGTCATAGAAGAAATCGATTGAGGGGGCGTTTTTCTTACAATGCAGGTGGATGTTGGAAACTTCCTTCGTTTCAAGTCACGCGTATTGTACACAGAAGCTAACAATTCAGCTGAACCATTGATAAACATCGAGGTTGTAGCTCACGTTACAAGTCCAGAGCTCAGGTCCAGCGAAGTAAGTGTACACAAATATATTTCGAACTATGCACATATCATTTTCAGGTTGTGAAAGGGGGTTTATGGTGATGTGATTTTTGGTGTGGTAGGTATCCAACAGGTTCTACTTCACCTTCAGTGTAAGACCTGAGGCCATGAAAGATGGATTGAGAATAAGAAATGTGGTAccagcaacagaagaagaagctagaaGAGTGATCGAGCGTATGGACGCAGAGAGACCAATCTCATTGCCTTGATCACCTCATTAAAAGAACCAAGAGAAAAACCCCAATCTatctaaaattatgaataaGAAAGGATTAATTAATACGACAGAATAAAACTTCTAATCATTTGATGAAccttctaatatatatatttttttcaatcaaagaGAAATGTTTTCGACAAACACTCGTGTGCTAGTTCTGCTCTTAACTAACCTCCACTATCATACGGTGTGACCAACCCAAACCATATAAGAAAAGTCACCTTCAAATTGCTTTTTATTACTGAATATacagtaaattaaattaacacCTAAATCTATCATTTGCGATTactaaaatcataattttgttgGCTAAGAAATGGTTTTTAATCAGCAGCAATCGCTTTTTGCCTTTAGACATTGAAATCGATGGAAAgcaataaaatccaaaaaaattctcaatcgAAGAAGAAAGTATCTTTGTTCACTTCTCTGGGCACGAAGCTGTCTTGTTGTTGANNNNNNNNNNNNNNNNNNNNNNNNNNNNNNNNNNNNNNNNNNNNNNNNNNNNNNNNNNNNNNNNNNNNNNNNNNNNNNNNNNNNNNNNNNNNNNNNNNNNNNNNNNNNNNNNNNNNNNNNNNNNNNNNNNNNNNNNNNNNNNNNNNNNNNNNNNNNNNNNNNNNNNNNNNNNNNNNNNNNNNNNNNNNNNNNNNNNNNNNNNNNNNNNNNNNNNNNNNNNNNNNNNNNNNNNNNNNNNNNNNNNNNNNNNNNNNNNNNNNNNNNNNNNNNNNNNNNNNNNNNNNNNNNNNNNNNNNNNNNNNNNNNNNNNNNNNNNNNNNNNNNNNNNNNNNNNNNNNNNNNNNNNNNNNNNNNNNNNNNNNNNNNNNNNNNNNNNNNNNNNNNNNNNNNNNNNNNNNNNNNNNNNNNNNNNNNNNNNNNNNNNNNNNNNNNNNNNNNNNNNNNNNNNNNNNNNNNNNNNNNNNNNNNNNNNNNNNNNNNNNNNNNNNNNNNNNNNNNNNNNNNNNNNNNNNNNNNNNNNNNNNNNNNNNNNNNNNNNNNNNNNNNNNNNNNNNNNNNNNNNNNNNNNNNNNNNNNNNNNNNNNNNNNNNNNNNNNNNNNNNNNNNNNNNNNNNNNNNNNNNNNNNNNNNNNNNNNNNNNNNNNNNNNNNNNNNNNNNNNNNNNNNNNNNNNNNNNNNNNNNNNNNNNNNNNNNNNNNNNNNNNNNNNNNNNNNNNNNNNNNNNNNNNNNNNNNNNNNNNNNNNNNNNNNNNNNNNNNNNNNNNNNNNNNNNNNNNNNNNNNNNNNNNNNNNNNNNNNNNNNNNNNNNNNNNNNNN from Camelina sativa cultivar DH55 chromosome 7, Cs, whole genome shotgun sequence includes the following:
- the LOC104700410 gene encoding acyl-coenzyme A thioesterase 9, mitochondrial-like, with the protein product MRSSTGKLLLLSRLRNRGKFVPGGGDGFRIPATSCGSQKMWSSTTVKPPSSDENSDKNSIDAGSSMRKPVSLWPGMYHSPVTNALWEARRHMFENPNGDESSHSKLTAKSPSRSRTSILYKFSSDFVLREQYRNPWNEIRTGKLVEDLDALAGTISFKHCGGDSSARSMILVTASVDRIIMKRPIRVDVDLSIVGAVTWVGRSSMEMQLQVIQSQDASDSSESIALEANFTFVARDAKTGKSTPINPVSPETEHEKLLWKEAEERNKLRKQKRTEIKQEHEKLKDLERLDELLAEGRVFLDMPALADRNSILIKDTSHEYSLICQPQQRNIHGRIFGGFLMRKAFELAFSNAYTFAGVSPRFLEVDRVDFIKPVDVGNFLRFKSRVLYTEANNSAEPLINIEVVAHVTSPELRSSEVSNRFYFTFSVRPEAMKDGLRIRNVVPATEEEARRVIERMDAERPISLP